A window of the Actinobacillus genomosp. 1 genome harbors these coding sequences:
- the moaA gene encoding GTP 3',8-cyclase MoaA, with product MQSIPIKNVGTDNVSQLIDRFERQYVYLRLSITDVCNFRCNYCLPDGYKPPSHKQQFLSVSEIQRVVRAFADLGTEKVRITGGEPTLRKDFLEIAHTISQTNGIKKVALTTNGYRMERDIDLWQQAGITDINVSVDSLDTRQFQLITGENKLQSILKGIDRAFEIGYRKIKVNAVLMKQYTAPELDKFLAWIKDKPIQMRFIELMETGEMDSFFKAQHLSGQSVMQRLLQEGWQLQPKALSDGPAKVLSHPDYQGEIGLIMPYEKNFCASCNRLRVSALGKLHLCLFGEEGINLRDLLSEDTQQAQLEARLKAALQGKREHHYLHIGDSGVRNNLASIGG from the coding sequence ATGCAATCCATTCCAATTAAAAATGTTGGTACGGATAATGTTTCTCAGCTTATTGATCGCTTCGAACGACAATATGTTTATTTACGTTTATCTATTACCGATGTCTGCAATTTTCGCTGTAATTATTGTCTGCCGGACGGCTATAAACCGCCTTCCCACAAGCAACAATTTTTAAGCGTATCTGAAATTCAGCGTGTAGTGCGTGCTTTTGCTGATCTCGGTACGGAAAAAGTGCGTATTACCGGTGGCGAACCGACCTTACGTAAAGATTTTTTAGAAATTGCACATACCATTTCGCAAACCAATGGCATCAAAAAAGTGGCATTAACCACCAACGGTTATCGTATGGAACGTGATATTGACTTATGGCAACAAGCCGGTATTACCGATATTAACGTCAGCGTAGATAGCCTAGATACACGCCAATTCCAGCTAATCACCGGCGAAAATAAGCTGCAATCGATCCTAAAAGGCATTGATAGAGCGTTTGAAATCGGCTACCGCAAAATCAAAGTGAATGCGGTATTAATGAAGCAATATACTGCCCCCGAATTAGATAAATTCCTCGCTTGGATTAAAGATAAACCGATTCAAATGCGTTTTATTGAGCTGATGGAAACCGGCGAAATGGACAGTTTTTTCAAAGCGCAACATTTATCCGGTCAGTCAGTAATGCAACGCTTATTACAAGAAGGCTGGCAATTACAGCCGAAAGCGTTATCAGACGGCCCGGCAAAAGTGCTTTCACACCCTGATTACCAAGGTGAAATCGGTTTGATTATGCCGTATGAGAAAAATTTCTGCGCCAGCTGCAACCGCCTACGTGTTTCGGCACTCGGTAAATTACACCTCTGCTTATTCGGCGAGGAAGGAATCAATTTGCGAGATTTACTCTCGGAAGATACCCAACAAGCACAACTGGAAGCACGTCTAAAAGCGGCATTACAAGGCAAGCGGGAGCATCACTATTTGCATATCGGCGATAGTGGCGTTCGGAATAATCTCGCCTCAATCGGCGGCTAA
- the rlmM gene encoding 23S rRNA (cytidine(2498)-2'-O)-methyltransferase RlmM, with translation MNKLALYCRAGFEKETAGEITDKAAQLGVFGFVNLKENSGYIIFECYQAGDADRLARELKFEQLIFARQMIVVGNMLQNLPVEDRISPILAQYQALNPRHSSDIFVETPDTNEAKELLTFCRKFTVPLRNSLKKQGWLGKSEKAKGSISLHILFVRPGCCYVGYAYNDNKSPFFMGIPRLKFPAEAPSRSTLKLEEAILTFIPEAEEKKRFTDEMTGVDLGACPGGWTYQLVKRGVFVYAVDHGKMAASLHETGRIEHCPEDGFKFQPPKRKTIDWLVCDMVEQPMRISKLIGKWLINGWCRETIFNLKLPMKKRYQEVQLCLAYLEEELEKQGFWFKIQAKHLYHDREEITVHIAVMGRKPQ, from the coding sequence ATGAATAAACTAGCATTATATTGTCGAGCGGGCTTTGAAAAAGAGACTGCAGGTGAGATTACCGACAAAGCGGCACAACTTGGTGTATTTGGCTTTGTGAATTTAAAAGAAAATAGTGGTTATATCATTTTTGAGTGTTATCAAGCCGGCGATGCGGATCGCTTAGCAAGAGAATTAAAATTTGAACAATTGATTTTTGCCCGTCAAATGATTGTGGTCGGTAATATGTTACAAAATCTGCCTGTTGAAGATCGTATTTCACCGATTTTAGCCCAATACCAAGCGTTAAATCCTCGCCACAGTTCGGATATTTTTGTTGAAACGCCGGATACCAACGAAGCAAAAGAATTACTGACCTTTTGTCGTAAATTTACCGTGCCGCTACGTAATAGCTTGAAAAAGCAAGGCTGGTTAGGTAAATCAGAAAAAGCAAAAGGTAGTATTAGTTTACATATTTTATTTGTGCGCCCGGGCTGTTGTTATGTCGGTTATGCCTATAACGATAATAAATCGCCGTTTTTTATGGGAATTCCTCGTTTGAAATTCCCTGCGGAAGCCCCAAGTCGCTCGACTTTAAAATTAGAAGAAGCGATCCTTACTTTTATTCCGGAAGCGGAAGAGAAAAAACGCTTTACCGATGAAATGACCGGCGTGGATTTAGGGGCTTGCCCGGGCGGTTGGACTTATCAACTGGTTAAACGCGGCGTATTCGTGTATGCGGTGGATCACGGCAAAATGGCAGCAAGTTTGCACGAAACCGGACGTATTGAGCATTGTCCTGAAGACGGTTTTAAATTCCAACCGCCTAAACGTAAAACCATTGATTGGCTAGTGTGCGATATGGTGGAACAGCCAATGCGGATCAGTAAATTAATCGGTAAATGGTTGATTAACGGTTGGTGTCGAGAAACGATTTTCAACTTAAAATTACCGATGAAGAAACGTTATCAAGAAGTGCAGCTATGTTTAGCTTATCTTGAAGAAGAACTCGAAAAACAAGGTTTTTGGTTTAAAATTCAAGCGAAACATCTTTATCACGATAGAGAAGAAATTACCGTACATATTGCGGTAATGGGACGTAAACCGCAATAA
- the dapB gene encoding 4-hydroxy-tetrahydrodipicolinate reductase, whose protein sequence is MTLKIGIVGAGGRMGRNLITAVHNAEGVELGAAFERKGSSLVGADAGEVAGIGATGVKISDELSQNTNFDVLIDFTRPEGTLEHIKFCVANGKKMVIGTTGFDDAGKQAIQTAAEQISIVFASNYSVGVNLVFKLLEKAAKVMGDYCDIEVIEAHHRHKVDAPSGTALSMGEHIAKTLGRDLKTHGVFAREGITGERKRDEIGFATIRAGDVVGEHSVWFADEGERVEIAHKASSRMTFANGAVRAAKWLENKQNGLFDMTDVLDLNNL, encoded by the coding sequence ATGACATTAAAAATCGGAATCGTCGGTGCCGGCGGTCGAATGGGACGTAATCTGATTACTGCGGTACACAATGCGGAAGGCGTGGAGTTAGGAGCAGCATTTGAACGTAAAGGTTCAAGTTTAGTCGGTGCGGATGCCGGTGAAGTGGCGGGCATTGGTGCAACAGGGGTAAAAATCAGCGATGAGTTAAGCCAAAATACCAATTTTGACGTATTAATTGATTTTACCCGTCCAGAAGGTACGCTCGAACATATTAAATTTTGTGTGGCGAACGGCAAAAAAATGGTGATTGGCACAACCGGTTTTGATGATGCAGGCAAACAAGCGATTCAAACGGCGGCAGAGCAAATTTCGATTGTGTTTGCTTCAAACTATAGCGTTGGTGTGAACCTTGTATTCAAATTATTAGAAAAAGCGGCGAAAGTGATGGGCGATTATTGCGATATCGAAGTGATTGAAGCTCACCACCGTCATAAAGTGGACGCACCGTCCGGTACAGCACTATCAATGGGTGAACATATAGCAAAAACTCTTGGGCGTGATTTAAAAACGCACGGTGTGTTTGCTCGAGAAGGTATTACCGGTGAACGTAAACGTGATGAAATCGGCTTTGCCACTATTCGTGCCGGTGATGTGGTCGGCGAACACTCGGTATGGTTTGCCGATGAGGGGGAACGTGTGGAGATTGCCCACAAAGCCTCAAGTCGAATGACGTTTGCTAACGGTGCGGTACGTGCGGCAAAATGGTTGGAAAACAAACAAAACGGTTTATTCGATATGACGGATGTATTGGATTTGAATAACTTATAA
- the dld gene encoding D-lactate dehydrogenase — protein MSAHLLIPQLTEIVGSQHIITDTAKSEAYRSGYRFGTGNALAVVRPATLLEYWRVLKACVRHDVIVINQAANTGLTGGSTPNGNDYDREIVIINTMRMDGIQLINDAEQVVCLPGSTLNDLEIKLKPHGREPHSVIGSSCIGASVIGGVCNNSGGALVQRGPAYTEMALFAQLNEQGELELKNHLGIDLGETPEEILENLQNHRYQRKDIKLNCGKGHDHTYCDHVRKIDEDSPARFNADPNRHYEASGSAGKLAVFAVRLDTFPLEKQTAVFYIGTNHTATLNDLRRHMLANFKQLPISGEYIHRDAFDIAARYGKDTFWVIKKFGTHWLPKLFALKANADRIAKKFSFLPHHLSDKFMQALSKRLPEHLPQSLWQYREKYEHHLILKMGGTGVAEAREYLKQYFSESEKGGYFECNAVETQAAMLHRFAVASAAIRYRATHENEVEDIVALDIALRRNDQDWFEVLPPEIDQKILHKLYYGHFMCHVFHQDYIVKKGVDCVALEHEMLALLDKRGAQYPAEHNVGHLYEAKPTLRKFYKVLDPTNSFNVGIGQTSKKKYWK, from the coding sequence ATGTCTGCACATTTACTTATTCCACAACTTACCGAAATCGTTGGTTCTCAACACATCATTACCGATACGGCTAAAAGTGAAGCCTATCGTAGCGGCTATCGTTTCGGCACGGGTAACGCACTTGCCGTAGTACGTCCAGCAACGTTATTAGAATATTGGCGAGTATTAAAAGCCTGTGTACGTCACGATGTAATCGTGATTAACCAAGCTGCCAATACCGGTTTAACCGGCGGTTCAACGCCGAACGGCAATGATTACGACCGTGAGATCGTCATTATCAATACCATGAGAATGGACGGCATTCAATTGATCAATGATGCAGAACAAGTAGTATGCCTACCGGGTTCAACCTTAAATGATTTAGAGATTAAACTGAAACCGCACGGACGTGAACCTCATTCCGTTATCGGATCGTCTTGTATCGGTGCTTCGGTTATTGGTGGCGTTTGTAATAACTCCGGCGGTGCTTTAGTACAACGTGGTCCAGCTTATACCGAAATGGCTTTATTTGCTCAATTGAATGAGCAAGGCGAACTTGAACTTAAAAATCATTTGGGTATTGATTTAGGCGAAACCCCGGAAGAAATTTTAGAAAATCTACAAAATCATCGTTATCAACGCAAAGATATTAAACTCAATTGCGGCAAAGGGCATGATCATACTTATTGTGATCACGTGCGTAAAATTGATGAAGACTCTCCCGCTCGTTTTAATGCCGACCCGAATCGCCACTATGAAGCCTCCGGTAGTGCCGGTAAATTAGCCGTGTTTGCCGTTCGTTTAGATACATTCCCATTAGAAAAACAGACCGCTGTGTTCTATATCGGTACAAACCACACCGCTACTCTAAACGATTTACGTCGCCATATGCTTGCTAACTTTAAGCAATTACCGATTTCCGGCGAATATATTCATCGTGATGCGTTCGATATTGCCGCTCGCTACGGTAAAGACACCTTCTGGGTCATTAAAAAATTCGGTACGCACTGGTTACCGAAATTATTTGCTTTAAAAGCTAATGCCGACCGTATCGCTAAAAAATTCTCATTTTTACCTCACCATTTAAGCGATAAATTTATGCAGGCGTTATCCAAACGTTTACCGGAACATTTACCGCAAAGTTTATGGCAATATCGTGAAAAATATGAGCATCATTTAATTCTGAAAATGGGCGGAACCGGTGTTGCCGAAGCTCGTGAATATTTAAAACAATATTTTTCTGAGAGTGAGAAAGGCGGTTATTTCGAATGTAATGCAGTAGAAACACAAGCGGCAATGCTACACCGTTTCGCGGTAGCTTCCGCTGCAATTCGTTACCGTGCAACGCACGAAAATGAGGTGGAAGACATTGTTGCGTTAGATATTGCATTACGTCGCAATGATCAAGATTGGTTTGAGGTCTTACCGCCTGAAATCGATCAAAAAATCCTACATAAACTCTATTATGGACATTTTATGTGCCACGTATTCCATCAGGATTATATTGTGAAAAAAGGTGTGGATTGCGTCGCATTAGAACACGAAATGTTAGCCTTATTGGATAAACGAGGAGCGCAATATCCGGCAGAACATAACGTCGGGCATTTATATGAAGCGAAACCGACGTTACGTAAATTCTATAAAGTCTTAGACCCAACTAACAGCTTTAATGTCGGTATCGGGCAAACTTCTAAGAAAAAATACTGGAAATAG
- a CDS encoding NapC/NirT family cytochrome c, translating into MSKFKLSLVSGVVCAVLGAAALFGVQSVMKATSSTEFCVSCHSMSHPQAEWEGSVHFSNRKGIRAECSDCHLPQDGLHYVKAKVIALKDIWHTLVTNKLPDQEAYEAHRLEMAQRVWEEMKETDSATCRSCHSFEAMALTEQKEDAQKMHKLAQETNQTCIDCHKGIAHFMPEIQVDNSAALGELTKHAGQFGTSDKTLYNLAMAPAKTVQGGEIRLLPFAELHQWKQDGDKVSGMIKGWQQVGAESVLYMGLGQRIMVGLVGDEVKDKLTVHQTVNDSVTNSDWKEVSVEVSLPKTAVTSDLNALNNFGNNLNQIHCSGCHAPIGADHYTANQWIGVVNSMKDRTSMSADDVRAVTIYLQRNAKDIVGSSH; encoded by the coding sequence ATGTCTAAATTTAAATTATCGCTAGTAAGCGGCGTAGTTTGTGCGGTATTAGGCGCTGCGGCATTGTTTGGCGTACAGTCCGTAATGAAAGCAACCAGTTCAACCGAATTTTGCGTAAGTTGTCACTCGATGAGCCATCCGCAAGCGGAATGGGAGGGAAGTGTACATTTCTCTAATCGTAAAGGGATTCGAGCGGAATGTTCCGATTGTCACCTTCCTCAAGATGGTTTGCACTATGTAAAAGCTAAAGTGATTGCGCTAAAAGACATATGGCATACCCTTGTAACTAATAAATTACCTGATCAAGAAGCTTATGAAGCACATCGTTTGGAAATGGCGCAGCGTGTGTGGGAAGAAATGAAAGAAACCGATTCGGCGACTTGTCGCAGTTGTCATAGTTTCGAAGCGATGGCTCTTACCGAACAAAAAGAGGATGCGCAAAAAATGCATAAATTAGCGCAGGAAACTAATCAAACCTGTATTGATTGTCATAAGGGTATAGCTCACTTTATGCCGGAAATACAAGTGGATAATAGTGCGGCATTAGGCGAATTAACTAAGCACGCCGGACAATTCGGTACAAGCGATAAGACGTTGTATAACTTAGCTATGGCACCGGCAAAAACGGTACAAGGCGGTGAAATTCGCTTATTACCGTTTGCCGAATTACATCAGTGGAAACAAGACGGTGATAAAGTGTCCGGTATGATTAAAGGCTGGCAGCAGGTTGGGGCGGAAAGCGTACTTTATATGGGACTTGGTCAGCGTATTATGGTTGGTTTAGTCGGCGATGAAGTTAAAGATAAACTGACCGTACATCAAACCGTAAACGATAGTGTAACCAATTCGGATTGGAAAGAAGTAAGCGTTGAAGTTTCATTACCGAAAACAGCGGTAACTTCGGATCTGAATGCACTGAATAACTTCGGTAATAATTTAAATCAGATCCATTGTAGCGGTTGTCATGCACCGATTGGTGCGGATCACTATACGGCGAATCAATGGATCGGTGTAGTCAATTCAATGAAAGACCGTACGTCAATGTCAGCAGATGATGTACGTGCGGTTACGATCTATCTACAACGTAACGCAAAAGATATTGTAGGCAGTTCACACTAG
- the moaC gene encoding cyclic pyranopterin monophosphate synthase MoaC, giving the protein MNQFTHINTNGEANMVDVSMKQETVRVARAEAFVSMNSETLQMIISGNHHKGDVFATARIAGIQAAKRTWELIPLCHPLLLSKVEVQLEALPETNQVRIESLCKLTGKTGVEMEALTAASVAALTIYDMCKAVQKDMVIENVRLLHKSGGKSGEFNAE; this is encoded by the coding sequence ATGAACCAATTTACCCACATAAACACTAACGGCGAAGCCAATATGGTTGATGTTTCGATGAAACAAGAAACTGTCCGTGTTGCACGTGCCGAAGCATTCGTTTCAATGAATAGCGAAACCTTACAAATGATCATTTCCGGCAACCATCACAAAGGTGATGTATTTGCTACTGCTCGTATAGCAGGGATTCAAGCGGCAAAAAGAACCTGGGAACTTATTCCGCTTTGCCATCCTCTTCTCCTGTCAAAAGTTGAAGTACAACTTGAAGCTCTACCGGAAACCAATCAAGTACGAATCGAATCACTATGTAAATTAACCGGTAAAACCGGTGTGGAAATGGAAGCGCTAACCGCTGCCAGTGTTGCTGCACTAACGATTTACGATATGTGTAAAGCGGTACAAAAAGATATGGTGATTGAAAATGTTCGTTTACTACATAAAAGTGGTGGTAAATCGGGCGAATTTAATGCGGAATAA
- a CDS encoding DUF423 domain-containing protein, with protein MKNKFILFSAISGLFCIAFGAFASHGLAKTLDAKALSWIDTGIQYQMFHTLALLALGFFQLVNSAQNPPACRAKALNIIGGSWILGILLFSGSLYALALFGQRLFVWSTPLGGVFFMIGWAALIFVSLRAKKTA; from the coding sequence ATGAAAAATAAATTTATCTTATTTTCGGCAATCAGTGGTTTGTTTTGTATTGCTTTTGGTGCTTTCGCTTCGCACGGCTTGGCAAAAACATTAGATGCCAAAGCGTTAAGTTGGATTGATACCGGTATTCAGTACCAAATGTTTCACACCTTAGCTTTACTGGCTTTAGGTTTTTTCCAATTGGTCAATTCTGCACAAAATCCGCCCGCTTGCAGAGCAAAAGCCTTAAACATTATCGGCGGTAGTTGGATATTAGGTATTTTGTTATTTAGCGGCAGCTTGTATGCTTTAGCCCTATTCGGACAACGATTATTTGTATGGAGTACACCGCTTGGCGGCGTATTTTTTATGATTGGTTGGGCAGCGTTAATTTTTGTAAGTTTACGTGCTAAAAAAACCGCCTAA
- the moaD gene encoding molybdopterin synthase sulfur carrier subunit, with product MINVLFFAQVRELVGVDALTVPAEFETAEQLREHLSQQGKKWQLALEKGKLLVAINQSISPLESAIKDGDEVAFFPPVTGG from the coding sequence ATGATTAACGTTTTATTTTTTGCACAGGTACGCGAATTGGTTGGCGTTGATGCTTTAACCGTTCCTGCCGAATTTGAAACCGCTGAACAATTACGTGAACATTTAAGCCAGCAAGGTAAAAAATGGCAATTAGCCTTAGAAAAAGGCAAATTATTAGTGGCAATTAACCAAAGCATTTCACCTTTGGAAAGTGCAATCAAAGACGGTGATGAAGTAGCATTCTTCCCACCGGTGACAGGAGGCTAA
- a CDS encoding methionine biosynthesis PLP-dependent protein — translation MTKYTNIETTLVQLGNRTDPRTGAVATPIILSTAYGRDGLGESTGWDYTRTKNPTRAVLEQGIADLEGGDAGFAMASGMAAIQLVMSLFKALDEWIISSDVYGGSYRLFDFSHKHHNTVKPVYVNTADLDAIEAAITPNTKAIFVETPSNPLMEECDVDAISKIAKKHNLMLIVDNTFLTPILFRPIEHGADIVIHSATKYLSGHNDVLAGLIVAKDSEATKNEAGQNLSERLFYFQNCAGAVLSPFDSYLAVRGLKTLALRMERHQSNATELARFLSEQPEIESVLYSGKSGMLSFRLQKEEWVPKFLKAIKLITFAESLGGTESFITYPSTQTHMDIPEAERIARGITNNLLRFSVGLEHVEDLKADLRQSFEQLK, via the coding sequence ATGACCAAATACACCAATATTGAAACCACGTTAGTACAATTAGGTAACCGTACTGATCCTCGCACCGGTGCGGTAGCAACACCGATTATTTTATCAACCGCTTACGGCCGTGACGGTTTAGGCGAATCGACCGGTTGGGATTATACCCGTACAAAAAATCCGACTCGTGCCGTGTTAGAGCAAGGTATTGCTGATTTAGAGGGCGGTGATGCCGGTTTTGCAATGGCATCGGGTATGGCGGCAATTCAGTTAGTGATGTCGCTTTTCAAAGCACTGGACGAATGGATTATTTCAAGTGATGTGTATGGCGGTTCTTACCGTTTATTCGATTTCAGCCACAAACATCACAATACGGTAAAACCGGTTTATGTAAATACTGCGGATTTAGATGCGATTGAAGCGGCAATCACGCCAAACACCAAAGCGATTTTTGTCGAAACACCGTCAAATCCATTAATGGAAGAGTGTGATGTGGATGCAATTTCTAAAATTGCCAAAAAACATAACTTAATGTTAATTGTGGATAATACCTTCTTAACCCCGATTTTATTCCGTCCGATCGAACACGGTGCGGATATTGTGATTCATAGCGCAACGAAATACCTTTCCGGTCATAATGATGTGCTAGCCGGTTTAATCGTTGCAAAAGATTCGGAAGCAACCAAAAACGAAGCGGGTCAAAATCTTTCGGAACGTTTATTCTACTTCCAGAACTGTGCTGGTGCGGTGCTTTCGCCGTTTGATTCTTACCTTGCGGTGCGTGGCTTAAAAACCCTTGCTTTGCGTATGGAACGCCACCAATCGAATGCTACGGAATTAGCGAGATTCTTAAGCGAGCAACCGGAGATTGAGAGCGTACTTTATTCAGGTAAGAGCGGTATGCTTTCATTCCGTTTACAAAAAGAAGAGTGGGTACCGAAATTCTTAAAAGCGATTAAGTTGATTACCTTTGCGGAAAGTTTAGGCGGTACGGAAAGTTTTATCACTTATCCGTCCACTCAAACACATATGGATATTCCGGAAGCGGAGCGTATTGCACGAGGTATTACCAATAACTTATTGCGATTCTCAGTCGGTCTTGAACACGTTGAAGATCTAAAAGCGGATCTCCGTCAGTCATTCGAACAATTAAAATAA
- the torA gene encoding trimethylamine-N-oxide reductase TorA has product MKTQEKINAGRRGFIKNTSLGLAGTSLAGGGVNALISTEAAAAEMQTVMTAAHWGALGVVVENGKVVKSGPAMPPSIENELQTVVPDQVHGETRVKYPMVRKGYLEGNKDTTLRGRDEWVRISWDKAFELVANEMKRVRDAHGPSAIFGGSYGWYSSGSLHAARTLLQRYLNITGGFVGVKGDYSTGAAQVIMPHVLGTIEVYEQQTSWEVVLENTDTIVLWSANPLNTLRIAWTSTDQQGLEYFKKFKESGKRIICIDPVRSESCEYLGAEWIPVHTGTDVALMLGMAHTLVTADKHDKEFLKKYTKGYEQFEKYLLGTEDKQPKDAQWASKICGVPAETIKKLALELQSKRTMLMAGWGIQRQRHGEQSHWMLVTLAAMLGQIGLPGGGFGLSYHYSNGGAPTATGGILGSISANPATEAGAKTWLDETAKFSFPLARISDALLNPGKTIDYNGTKVTYPDIKVIWWSGGNPFTHHQDTNTLVKAWQKPDSVFVTECHWTPTARMADIVLPATTSYERNDLTMSGDYSMMNIFPMKQVVPPQFEAKNDYDIFAELAKRAGKEQEFTEGKSEMDWLKGFYQTAFDAARKNRVLMPKFEQFWADNKPITFKATEKAKKWVRYEEFRNDPLLNPLGTPSGKIEIFSDVVAKMNYDDCKGHPTWMEHEEFAGNATAEAPLALVTPHSKYRLHSQLAYSSLRKLYAVNDREPVLINAEDAAARGIANGDIVRIFNKRGQVLAGAVVTDGIIKGTIALHEGAWYDPMDLGKSEQPLCKNGNPNVLTRDEGTSKLAQGNSPNTATVQVEKFTGVAPEVTVFKEPKYTQA; this is encoded by the coding sequence ATGAAAACTCAAGAAAAAATTAATGCGGGTCGTCGTGGTTTTATTAAAAATACTTCGCTCGGACTTGCGGGGACATCTTTAGCGGGCGGTGGTGTCAATGCGTTAATTTCAACGGAAGCGGCGGCGGCAGAAATGCAAACTGTGATGACAGCAGCACACTGGGGGGCTTTAGGCGTTGTGGTTGAAAACGGCAAAGTGGTCAAATCCGGCCCGGCAATGCCTCCGTCAATTGAAAATGAACTACAAACGGTCGTACCGGATCAAGTACACGGTGAAACCCGTGTTAAATATCCGATGGTGCGCAAAGGTTATTTAGAAGGTAATAAAGATACCACTTTACGTGGCCGTGACGAATGGGTGCGTATTTCTTGGGATAAAGCATTTGAGTTAGTCGCAAACGAAATGAAACGTGTGCGTGATGCTCATGGTCCGAGTGCGATTTTTGGCGGTTCTTACGGTTGGTATAGTTCAGGTTCATTACATGCCGCACGTACATTATTACAACGTTATTTAAATATTACCGGTGGCTTTGTCGGCGTGAAAGGCGACTACTCAACCGGTGCAGCGCAGGTGATTATGCCGCACGTATTAGGCACGATTGAAGTGTACGAGCAGCAAACCAGCTGGGAAGTCGTGTTAGAAAATACGGATACTATCGTTCTTTGGTCGGCAAATCCGTTAAATACGCTCCGTATCGCATGGACTTCAACCGATCAACAAGGTTTGGAATACTTCAAAAAATTTAAAGAAAGCGGCAAACGGATTATCTGTATTGACCCGGTAAGAAGTGAAAGTTGCGAATATTTAGGCGCAGAATGGATTCCGGTTCATACAGGTACGGATGTGGCATTAATGCTAGGTATGGCTCATACTTTAGTCACTGCGGATAAACATGATAAAGAATTCCTTAAAAAATATACTAAAGGCTATGAACAATTTGAAAAATACTTGCTTGGTACGGAAGATAAACAGCCGAAAGATGCACAATGGGCAAGCAAAATTTGTGGCGTACCGGCGGAAACCATCAAAAAATTGGCATTAGAGTTACAAAGCAAACGTACGATGTTAATGGCAGGTTGGGGTATCCAACGCCAACGTCACGGTGAACAAAGTCACTGGATGTTAGTGACATTAGCGGCAATGTTAGGTCAAATCGGTTTACCGGGCGGTGGTTTCGGTTTAAGTTATCACTATTCGAACGGTGGTGCACCGACTGCAACCGGTGGTATTTTAGGATCAATTTCTGCAAATCCGGCAACTGAAGCGGGCGCAAAAACTTGGTTGGATGAAACTGCTAAATTCTCTTTCCCGCTTGCACGTATTTCCGATGCGTTATTAAATCCGGGCAAAACCATTGATTATAACGGCACGAAAGTGACTTATCCGGATATTAAAGTGATTTGGTGGTCAGGCGGTAACCCGTTTACCCATCACCAAGACACCAATACTTTAGTAAAAGCGTGGCAAAAACCAGACAGTGTGTTTGTTACCGAATGTCACTGGACACCAACCGCACGTATGGCGGATATTGTTTTACCAGCAACCACAAGTTATGAACGTAATGACTTAACTATGTCGGGCGATTATTCAATGATGAATATTTTCCCAATGAAGCAAGTTGTTCCGCCACAATTTGAAGCGAAAAACGACTACGATATTTTCGCAGAACTTGCAAAACGTGCCGGTAAAGAACAAGAATTTACCGAAGGTAAATCGGAAATGGATTGGTTAAAAGGTTTCTATCAAACTGCATTTGATGCGGCACGTAAAAACCGTGTATTAATGCCTAAATTTGAACAGTTCTGGGCGGATAACAAGCCGATTACCTTTAAAGCGACTGAAAAAGCGAAAAAATGGGTACGTTATGAAGAATTCCGTAACGATCCGTTACTCAATCCATTAGGTACACCATCAGGCAAAATTGAAATTTTCTCTGATGTAGTGGCGAAAATGAATTACGATGATTGTAAAGGTCACCCAACTTGGATGGAACACGAAGAGTTCGCCGGTAATGCAACTGCAGAAGCACCGCTTGCCTTAGTCACCCCACACTCAAAATATCGTTTACATAGTCAATTAGCTTACAGCTCATTGCGTAAACTTTATGCAGTAAATGATCGTGAGCCGGTATTAATTAATGCTGAAGACGCGGCTGCGCGTGGTATCGCAAACGGTGATATCGTGCGCATTTTCAATAAACGTGGTCAGGTGTTAGCGGGTGCAGTGGTAACAGACGGTATCATTAAAGGCACGATCGCGTTGCATGAAGGTGCTTGGTATGATCCGATGGATCTCGGTAAATCAGAACAACCGCTTTGTAAAAACGGTAACCCGAATGTGTTAACGCGTGATGAAGGTACATCAAAATTAGCTCAAGGTAATTCGCCGAATACCGCAACGGTACAAGTAGAGAAATTTACCGGCGTTGCACCGGAAGTAACGGTATTTAAAGAACCGAAATATACCCAAGCATAG